Proteins encoded in a region of the Planococcus shixiaomingii genome:
- a CDS encoding thioredoxin family protein → MPTEQQYFEDAIAIENYMAQMESNQKTTYAIYEKFTLPEDQEFIGLLKEKQPHVLVITEDWCGDAMMNNAILRRIAEAADLEVRCVYRDQNPELVDQYLTNGGRSIPKYIFLSKEGEVLGHWGPRAPKIQEFVMEKRATLPEKDDPRYALNHEAMIGEISDAFTWNTEFWQAVYEDLRKTFMKALK, encoded by the coding sequence ATGCCAACTGAACAGCAGTATTTCGAAGATGCCATCGCAATTGAAAACTACATGGCACAAATGGAATCGAATCAAAAAACAACGTATGCCATCTATGAAAAATTCACTCTTCCAGAAGATCAAGAGTTTATTGGATTGTTAAAAGAAAAGCAGCCGCATGTGCTGGTCATTACCGAAGACTGGTGCGGCGATGCCATGATGAACAATGCCATACTTAGAAGAATCGCTGAAGCTGCGGATCTTGAAGTGCGCTGCGTCTACCGGGATCAGAACCCGGAGTTAGTGGATCAGTATTTGACGAATGGTGGACGTTCAATTCCGAAATACATCTTCCTTTCAAAAGAAGGGGAAGTGTTAGGGCACTGGGGGCCACGTGCGCCGAAAATCCAGGAGTTTGTTATGGAAAAAAGAGCGACGTTACCCGAAAAAGACGATCCGCGCTATGCACTTAACCATGAAGCGATGATTGGGGAAATTTCGGATGCTTTTACTTGGAACACCGAGTTCTGGCAAGCGGTCTATGAAGATTTGCGCAAAACATTCATGAAAGCGTTAAAATAA
- a CDS encoding diacylglycerol kinase, whose protein sequence is MKRARIIYNPTSGRELFRKHLPEVLEKMETAGYETSCHATTGEGDAITAAKLAVERNFDLVVAVGGDGTLNEVVSGISQFEKRPKIGLIPMGTTNDFARAVHIPRDINKAVDIILNGESIPVDVGLMDSNRYFINIAGGGRLTELTYEVPSKLKTVLGQLAYYLKGIEMLPSIRSSKVRIEYDGHVFEDQAMMFLIGLTNSVGGFEKLAPDASINDGKFTLLILKEVNMAEFIRLASLALRGEHLSDPHVIYAKASKISVTSEETVLLNLDGEYGGILPATFENLYQHIEVLVPPQ, encoded by the coding sequence ATGAAACGTGCACGAATTATATACAATCCTACTTCTGGCCGCGAGTTGTTTCGCAAACATTTGCCGGAAGTTCTAGAAAAGATGGAAACAGCGGGATATGAAACGTCTTGTCACGCAACTACGGGTGAAGGGGACGCTATAACAGCTGCAAAACTTGCAGTGGAGCGGAACTTTGATTTAGTGGTGGCGGTCGGCGGTGACGGCACATTGAACGAAGTGGTATCCGGCATATCCCAATTTGAAAAAAGGCCGAAAATCGGATTGATTCCGATGGGGACGACAAATGATTTTGCTCGTGCGGTCCACATTCCACGTGATATCAATAAAGCGGTTGATATTATCCTTAATGGCGAGTCAATTCCGGTAGATGTGGGTTTGATGGATAGCAACCGTTATTTTATCAACATTGCCGGAGGCGGCAGGTTGACTGAATTGACATACGAAGTACCGAGCAAACTGAAGACGGTGCTTGGGCAATTGGCATATTACTTAAAAGGAATTGAGATGTTGCCATCTATTCGTTCATCAAAAGTCCGCATCGAATATGATGGACATGTTTTCGAAGACCAAGCGATGATGTTTTTGATCGGATTGACGAATTCGGTCGGAGGTTTTGAAAAACTGGCGCCAGATGCCAGCATTAACGACGGCAAGTTTACACTGCTGATTTTGAAAGAAGTCAATATGGCCGAATTTATCCGGTTGGCTTCTCTTGCGCTGCGCGGCGAGCATTTGTCAGACCCGCACGTAATTTATGCGAAGGCAAGCAAGATTTCTGTAACATCTGAAGAAACGGTATTGCTCAATTTAGATGGCGAATACGGCGGCATTCTTCCCGCCACTTTCGAAAATCTATATCAGCACATTGAAGTGCTCGTGCCACCCCAATAA
- the gatC gene encoding Asp-tRNA(Asn)/Glu-tRNA(Gln) amidotransferase subunit GatC, producing the protein MAKITKEEVIEVAHLARLAITDEEAVHFAEQLEAITNAMELLNELDTENVEPTTHVLEMVNVLREDKSIPGLDRELVLKNVKEHEAGQIKVPTILD; encoded by the coding sequence GAAGTGGCACATTTGGCAAGATTGGCAATTACTGACGAGGAAGCTGTGCATTTTGCAGAACAATTAGAAGCAATTACGAATGCGATGGAATTGTTGAACGAATTGGATACTGAAAATGTAGAGCCGACCACACATGTGCTAGAAATGGTCAACGTTTTGCGTGAAGACAAATCCATACCAGGATTGGACCGGGAATTGGTATTGAAAAACGTTAAAGAACACGAAGCGGGACAAATTAAAGTTCCAACGATTCTTGACTGA
- the gatB gene encoding Asp-tRNA(Asn)/Glu-tRNA(Gln) amidotransferase subunit GatB has translation MNFETIIGLEVHVELKTESKMFSPAPAHFGAEPNTNTNVIDLGYPGVLPVVNKTAVDWAMKAALALNCQINRHTKFDRKNYFYPDNPKAYQISQFDEPIGEHGWIEIEVKGEKKRIGITRLHMEEDAGKLTHTGNGHSLVDLNRQGTPLIEIVSEPDMRTPEEAYAFLEKIKAIIQYTGVSDVRMEEGSLRCDANISLRPYGQEEFGTKTELKNLNSFNFVRRGIEHEQIRQEEVLLSGGIIGQETRRYDESTGKTLLMRVKEGSDDYRYFPEPDLVDIIIDDAWLERVRAEIPELPDARKARYVSELGMSSYDAMVLTLAKPISDFFEATVAAGADAKLASNWLMGEVSAYLNAEQKELSDTALTPEGLAGMIKLISDGTISSKIAKKVFKELIEKGGDANDIVKAKGLVQISDEGTLREFVTASLDNNPQSIEDFKNGKDRAIGFLVGQIMKQTKGQANPPLLNKILLEEIAKR, from the coding sequence ATGAATTTCGAAACAATAATCGGCCTCGAGGTACACGTCGAGCTTAAAACAGAATCTAAAATGTTCTCTCCTGCACCGGCTCATTTCGGTGCGGAACCGAACACCAACACAAACGTAATCGATCTTGGCTATCCTGGCGTTTTGCCGGTAGTCAACAAAACTGCAGTGGACTGGGCAATGAAAGCCGCTTTGGCGTTAAACTGCCAAATCAACCGCCACACGAAATTCGACCGCAAAAACTATTTTTATCCGGACAACCCGAAAGCCTACCAAATTTCCCAATTTGATGAGCCGATCGGCGAACATGGCTGGATTGAAATCGAAGTCAAAGGCGAGAAAAAGCGCATCGGTATTACGCGCCTCCATATGGAAGAAGATGCCGGCAAACTAACGCATACCGGCAATGGCCATTCGCTGGTCGACCTTAACCGCCAAGGCACGCCGCTGATTGAAATCGTATCAGAGCCGGATATGCGTACGCCGGAAGAAGCCTATGCATTCTTGGAAAAAATCAAAGCGATTATCCAGTACACGGGTGTTTCCGATGTACGTATGGAAGAAGGATCTCTTCGCTGTGACGCCAATATTTCACTTCGTCCATACGGACAAGAGGAATTTGGAACGAAAACAGAATTGAAAAACTTAAACTCATTTAACTTTGTCCGCAGAGGAATTGAGCATGAACAAATCCGTCAAGAAGAAGTGCTGTTGTCAGGTGGCATTATCGGACAGGAAACGCGCCGCTACGATGAATCAACAGGAAAAACGCTTTTAATGCGTGTTAAAGAAGGATCGGACGATTACCGTTACTTCCCAGAACCGGATTTGGTTGATATCATTATTGACGACGCTTGGCTGGAACGCGTCCGTGCTGAAATTCCGGAACTTCCGGATGCGCGGAAAGCCCGCTATGTTTCAGAACTTGGCATGTCTTCATACGATGCCATGGTCTTGACGCTGGCGAAGCCGATTTCCGATTTCTTCGAAGCGACGGTCGCTGCCGGAGCAGATGCGAAACTGGCATCGAACTGGTTGATGGGTGAAGTTTCTGCTTATCTTAACGCTGAACAAAAAGAGCTGAGCGATACGGCATTGACGCCTGAAGGATTAGCTGGCATGATCAAATTGATTTCAGATGGCACGATTTCATCTAAAATCGCCAAGAAAGTCTTTAAGGAATTGATTGAAAAAGGCGGCGACGCGAACGATATCGTCAAAGCGAAAGGCCTTGTCCAAATTTCCGACGAAGGCACATTGCGCGAGTTTGTTACAGCTTCGCTTGACAACAACCCGCAATCGATCGAAGACTTCAAAAACGGCAAAGACCGCGCAATCGGTTTCTTGGTTGGCCAAATTATGAAACAGACAAAAGGGCAGGCAAATCCGCCATTGCTCAATAAAATCTTGCTTGAAGAAATCGCGAAACGCTAA
- the gatA gene encoding Asp-tRNA(Asn)/Glu-tRNA(Gln) amidotransferase subunit GatA: MALADKTAAELQELIHTKEMTISEMAEQAFNRIEELDSKVDAFLALDKEGAMEQAAQLDNTPLDERGPLFGLPIGVKDNIVTEGIETTASSRILTGFNPIYNATVVEKLKKDGMVIVGKLNMDEFAMGSSNENSYYKNTKNPWNLETVPGGSSGGSAAAVAAGEVPFTLGSDTGGSIRQPAAFCGVVGMKPTYGRVSRFGLIAYASSLDQIGPITRTVKDNALLLNTIAGYDDKDSTSANVEVPDFAAALTGDIKGMRIGVPKEYFAEGVGEAAKQAVRDALKVLEEKGATWEEISLPHSKYALSTYYLIASSEASSNLSRFDGIRYGYRTEKAGNLLEFYMNTRSEGFGDEVKRRIMLGTYALSSGYYDAYYKKAQKVRTLIKQDFDKAFEEYDVIIGPTTPTPAFKIGEKIDDPLTMYANDILTIPVNLAGVPAISVPCGFDNGLPLGLQIIGKYFDEETVYRVADVFEQATDFHKKTPQVWEGAAK; this comes from the coding sequence ATGGCATTAGCAGATAAAACTGCAGCAGAACTGCAGGAGTTAATACATACAAAGGAAATGACCATTTCTGAAATGGCAGAACAGGCGTTCAATCGCATTGAAGAGCTTGATTCGAAAGTGGATGCTTTCTTGGCTCTCGACAAAGAAGGGGCAATGGAGCAAGCGGCACAATTGGATAACACACCTCTTGATGAGCGTGGACCACTTTTTGGATTGCCGATTGGCGTAAAGGACAATATCGTGACCGAAGGCATTGAAACAACAGCTTCAAGCCGAATTCTTACAGGTTTTAACCCTATCTACAATGCAACAGTAGTGGAAAAGTTAAAAAAAGACGGAATGGTCATTGTCGGCAAATTGAATATGGACGAATTTGCAATGGGATCTTCCAACGAGAATTCTTATTATAAAAACACGAAGAATCCTTGGAATCTTGAAACCGTTCCAGGTGGATCTTCAGGCGGCTCTGCAGCAGCTGTAGCAGCAGGCGAAGTGCCGTTTACGCTTGGTTCGGATACCGGTGGGTCAATCCGCCAGCCGGCTGCATTTTGTGGAGTAGTAGGCATGAAGCCGACATACGGACGGGTTTCCCGCTTTGGATTGATCGCTTATGCTTCGTCATTAGATCAAATCGGACCTATCACTCGGACGGTTAAAGACAATGCGTTGTTATTGAACACCATCGCAGGATATGACGACAAAGATTCGACTTCGGCAAATGTTGAAGTGCCGGATTTTGCTGCTGCGTTGACTGGGGATATCAAAGGAATGCGAATCGGCGTTCCGAAAGAATATTTCGCTGAAGGCGTTGGAGAAGCTGCAAAACAGGCAGTCCGCGACGCATTAAAAGTGCTTGAAGAAAAAGGCGCGACTTGGGAAGAGATTTCTTTGCCGCATTCCAAATACGCACTTTCTACGTATTACTTGATCGCTTCTTCTGAAGCTTCCTCGAACTTGTCGCGTTTTGACGGTATCCGCTACGGCTACCGCACAGAAAAAGCGGGCAACCTGCTGGAGTTCTATATGAACACGCGTTCTGAAGGATTCGGCGATGAAGTAAAGCGCCGCATCATGCTTGGAACGTATGCTCTTAGCTCAGGCTATTACGATGCATATTACAAAAAAGCACAAAAAGTGCGCACATTAATCAAACAGGATTTTGACAAAGCGTTTGAGGAATACGACGTCATTATCGGACCAACGACTCCAACACCGGCATTTAAAATCGGTGAGAAGATCGATGATCCATTGACAATGTATGCCAACGATATTTTGACGATTCCTGTCAACTTGGCAGGCGTTCCGGCGATTTCAGTTCCTTGCGGTTTTGACAATGGCCTGCCGCTTGGCTTGCAAATCATTGGCAAGTATTTTGATGAAGAAACGGTTTACCGCGTTGCAGATGTTTTTGAACAGGCGACCGATTTCCATAAAAAAACTCCTCAAGTTTGGGAGGGAGCAGCAAAATGA